Proteins encoded together in one Lathyrus oleraceus cultivar Zhongwan6 chromosome 5, CAAS_Psat_ZW6_1.0, whole genome shotgun sequence window:
- the LOC127080469 gene encoding uncharacterized protein LOC127080469, translating to MEDVTVDTGRPLNAHNLKSMGVIEQIRVKPSLDTSWEALKDQRKIPNGLYLFSKIDPPEVATHYLQDLARQGVDISEFSVDWLPEHPPNFMKRQREPSGNLKKAKKAKLGETSISRPLVPLIESPSKSPPPPSRPAHTLASQQQPEPEANTHTPPEQPIPPPSKQPQIPTPEQPTTTPSEQPPTPPLEQQTTPPSETPIVPPFKHITIPTSQPPADTTQTPPESPSPNSKPEPIFPTLEEAISLFVESSVEKIKPLSENSGISGDPSAVRIHWNKVIRCMTSEAFKLKSLSEQVRNDFIREAGERLQARLFREAEEKARREGEEKARVEEEQMVREATKKVAAKAAAAEAEAKVKADAEEAAHIAVEEAAKASNDALAQGEQSNSDFPPLVLKTLEELQKEQQIDNN from the exons ATGGAGGATGTCACCGTGGAcactggaaggcctctgaacgctcacaatctgaagagcatgggggtGATTGAGCAAATTAGGGTGAAACCCTCGttggacacctcctgggaagccctcaaagatcagaggaagattcCAAATGGCCTCTACCTCTTCTCTAAAATCGATCCTCCAGAGGTTGCTACACACTATCTGCAGGATCTCGCAAGACAAGGAGTTGACATCTCAGAGTTCTCTGTGGATTGGCTGCCTGAGCATCCACCCAACTTCATGAAGAGACAACGAGAACCTTCTGGGAATTTAAAGAAAGCCAAGAAAGCAAAGCTGGGGGAAACTTCTATATCAAGACCTCTGGTCCCTCTGATCGAATCTCCCAGTAAGTCTCCGCCTCCTCCTTCTCGCCCT GCTCATACTCTTGCCTCACAACAACAACCTGAACCAGAAGCCAACACTCATACACCACCTGAACAACCAATTCCACCACCATCCAAACAACCACAAATACCAACACCTGAACAACCCACAACAACACCATCTGAACAACCACCAACTCCACCACTTGAACAACAAACAACACCACCATCTGAAACTCCCATCGTACCACCCTTTAAACACATTACTATCCCTACCTCTCAACCTCCCGCTGACACTACCCAAACACCACCAGAATCTCCATCCCCCAACTCTAAACCAGAACCTATCTTCCCCACCCTGGAAGAAGCAATCTCTTTATTTGTTGAGTCTTCAGTGGAGAAGATCAAACCTCTATCTGAGAACTCTGGTATCAGTGGCGATCCCTCTGCAGTGAGGATTCACTGGAACAAAGTGATCAGATGCATGACCTCTGAGGCCTTCAAACTGAAAagcctctctgaacaagtccgcaaTGACTTTATCAGAGAAGCTGGAGAAAGGCTGCAGGCACGACTGTTCAGAGAGGCAGAGGAAAAGGCCAGAAGAGAAGGAGAAGAGAAGGCTCGTGTGGAAGAAGAGCAAATGGTTAGAGAAGCTACAAAGAAGGTTGCTGCTAAagctgctgctgctgaagctgaggcaAAAGTAAAAGCTGACGCTGAAGAGGCAGCACACATAGCTGTAGAAGAAGCTGCAAAGGCAAGCAATGATGCTCTGGCTCAGGGGGAGCAATCAAACTCTGATTTTCCTCCTCTAGTACTGAAGACTCTGGAAGAGCTGCAGAAGGAACAACAAATT GATAACAACTAA
- the LOC127080470 gene encoding probable disease resistance protein At1g61300, with amino-acid sequence MTDSTFPPAAESELLLDKGRKIADECKGLPIAIAVIASSLRGKQHREEWDVALKSLQKYASMHDIDDDDDLVKIYECLKFSYDNMNDGKAKRLFLLCSVFREDEKIPTESLIRLGIRAGLFGEDYGSYEDARSQVVISKNKLLDSCLLLEVDDDTVKMHDLVRDAAQWIANKEIQTVKLYDKNKKTMVEREKSIKYLLCEGKLKDVILCKLESSKLQILITLDLDMCEINEFPEGMEKLPNLRLLNLRFCEIRRNNPFKVIGGCSSLEELYFITSFNDCCREISFPMLQRFIVDDNGRFVDDSLSKCVSLLHQKNEHLLSEKKLKDCIQAAEVLVLRGIWRGWINIIPEIVPMDHGMNDLVELRLSCIPKLKCLIDTKHGNSQVTIVFSKLVILYLDEMESLVELCNGPLSFDSLMSLEKLIIIRCKQLQVLFTCNLNLFNLKSLSLIQCPMLIFYLLLFVHVL; translated from the exons ATGACAGACTCTACTTTCCCTCCTGCAGCTG AGTCAGAGCTTTTGCTAGACAAGGGTCGTAAAATTGCAGACGAATGCAAAGGATTACCAATTGCAATTGCTGTTATCGCAAGTAGTTTGAGGGGAAAACAACATCGGGAAGAATGGGATGTTGCCTTAAAATCCTTGCAGAAATATGCTTCAATGCATGatattgatgatgatgatgatttgGTTAAAATATATGAATGCTTGAAGTTTAGCTATGATAATATGAACGATGGAAAGGCAAAGAGACTATTCCTGCTGTGTTCTGTATTTCGAGAAGATGAAAAAATTCCTACTGAAAGTTTAATCAGACTTGGCATAAGAGCTGGCCTTTTCGGGGAAGATTATGGCAGCTACGAAGATGCTCGAAGTCAAGTAGTTATATCCAAAAATAAACTCCTAGATTCTTGTTTATTGTTGGAGGTCGATGATGATACAGTGAAAATGCATGACTTGGTTCGTGATGCAGCCCAATGGATAGCAAACAAAGAGATTCAAACAGTAAAGTTgtatgataaaaataaaaaaacaatggTTGAAAGGGAGAAGAGTATTAAATATTTGTTATGCGAAGGAAAGCTAAAAGACGTGATATTGTGCAAGCTTGAGAGTTCAAAGCTCCAAATTCTAATT ACACTTGATTTGGATATGTGTGAAATTAATGAATTTCCAGAAGGAATGGAAAAACTACCGAATCTTAGATTATTGAATTTGAGATTTTGTGAAATTAGAAGGAATAATCCATTTAAAGTGATTGGAGGATGCTCCTCACTTGAAGAGTTGTATTTCATAACCAGTTTTAATGATTGTTGCCGAGAAATATCCTTCCCAATGTTACAAAGATTTATAGTGGATGATAATGGGAGATTTGTGGATGATTCACTATCAAAATGTGTGTCTCTTTTACATCAAAAAAATGAACATTTACTCTCTGAAAAAAAACTCAAGGATTGTATTCAAGCAGCAGAGGTTCTTGTACTAAGAGGAATCTGGCGGGGATGGATAAATATCATACCTGAGATTGTTCCTATGGATCATGGTATGAATGATCTAGTCGAGCTTAGATTGAGTTGCATTCCAAAGCTTAAGTGTCTCATTGACACTAAGCATGGTAATTCTCAAGTAACAATTGTGTTCTCCAAATTAGTTATACTATATTTGGATGAAATGGAAAGTTTGGTAGAATTGTGCAATGGTCCCCTTTCCTTTGATTCTCTCATGAGTTTAGAGAAGCTGATCATCATCCGCTGCAAACAATTGCAAGTCTTATTCACGTGTAACCTAAACCTCTTCAATTTGAAGAGCTTGTCATTGATACAATGTCCGATGTTGATCTTTTATTTGTTGCTCTTTGTACATGTCCTTTaa